One window of the Amycolatopsis mediterranei genome contains the following:
- a CDS encoding DUF1330 domain-containing protein, with product MIEIEDRALDTLLADDPGGPVVMLNLLRFRPDGGRESYQRYAEALRAELNPRYGLEVVYIGNGDPALVAEDGQAWDMVALVRYPDRKTFAAMIRDPEYQAITHLRTEALLESVLQPTAPVAG from the coding sequence ATGATCGAAATCGAAGACCGCGCCCTCGACACCCTGCTCGCCGACGACCCGGGTGGCCCGGTCGTGATGCTCAACCTGCTGCGGTTCCGCCCGGACGGCGGCCGCGAAAGCTACCAGCGCTACGCCGAAGCTCTCCGTGCCGAACTCAACCCCCGGTACGGCTTGGAGGTGGTGTACATCGGCAACGGCGATCCGGCGCTCGTCGCCGAGGACGGCCAGGCCTGGGACATGGTGGCGCTGGTCCGCTACCCGGACCGGAAGACCTTCGCCGCCATGATCCGCGATCCCGAGTACCAGGCGATCACCCACCTGCGCACCGAGGCGCTGCTGGAATCGGTCCTGCAGCCGACGGCGCCGGTGGCGGGCTGA
- a CDS encoding alpha/beta fold hydrolase, protein MPAVFVHGNPETAAVWDLLLAELAPSRSDPVCLSPPGFGAPLPAGFAATPAGYRDWLAGELTAFGEPVDLVGHDFGGTHVVNVVLSHPHLVRSWVSDTLGAFDPDYEWHEFARRWQTPGVGEADVAARFGAAVEERTAMLVERGMSEAVAARVAAGQNEAMGRAVLTLYRSAAATGAHGLGLPLERAAARPGLAVLATADHVVGTEAQRRRAAARAGARVAVLDGLGHWWMTHDPARAAAVLTGFWATVH, encoded by the coding sequence ATGCCCGCGGTGTTCGTCCACGGCAACCCGGAGACGGCGGCGGTCTGGGACCTGCTGCTGGCCGAGCTGGCGCCGTCGCGGTCCGATCCGGTCTGCCTGTCCCCGCCCGGCTTCGGCGCGCCCCTGCCCGCCGGGTTCGCCGCCACCCCGGCCGGCTACCGGGACTGGCTGGCCGGCGAACTGACGGCCTTCGGTGAGCCGGTGGACCTGGTGGGCCACGACTTCGGCGGCACGCACGTCGTCAACGTCGTGCTGAGCCACCCGCACCTGGTCCGCAGCTGGGTCAGCGACACGCTCGGCGCCTTCGACCCGGACTACGAGTGGCACGAATTCGCCCGCCGCTGGCAGACCCCGGGCGTCGGCGAGGCCGACGTCGCGGCGCGGTTCGGTGCCGCGGTCGAAGAGCGCACGGCGATGCTGGTGGAACGCGGGATGAGTGAAGCCGTCGCGGCCCGCGTCGCGGCGGGGCAGAACGAGGCGATGGGCCGCGCGGTGCTCACCCTCTACCGGTCCGCAGCCGCGACGGGTGCGCACGGTCTCGGGCTGCCGCTGGAACGCGCGGCGGCCCGGCCGGGGCTGGCCGTCCTGGCCACGGCCGACCACGTCGTCGGCACCGAGGCGCAACGCCGCCGGGCGGCCGCCCGCGCCGGTGCCCGGGTCGCCGTCCTCGACGGACTGGGCCACTGGTGGATGACCCACGACCCGGCCCGCGCCGCCGCGGTGCTGACCGGGTTCTGGGCGACCGTCCACTGA